In Geotalea uraniireducens, one genomic interval encodes:
- a CDS encoding tetratricopeptide repeat protein, whose amino-acid sequence MAETPQGETNETKPLTGGRGQPLDLVILALLTFAVYGRTLGHDFQRNWDDNWYILYNDAVCGFTWPHIKAAFTNYYIGHYAPVHILSYMLDYTLWGLKAGGFLLTNIVLHVANGLLFYRLLNRWYGERLLALTAAALFLLHPVQVETVAWIAERKSLLSLLFLLLAWEGYDRYRRAGERKGRLAYAASLAAFVIALLAKSMAVILPVVLVLYDRCFFPGERRLRLKDKIPFILAAGAVAALTMYAQLPGVGQGGRAATYHGGSPWATFLTMLPVFCRYLGMIVWPAQLSAQYAPPIHRAIDGTVAGAALLLAGVVIGGIRLYRADRRLGFWVIFFWLGLLPVSQIVPMIFLMYDHYLYLPMMAVGVLAGAGALRLRAWLGTRRPALTAALIAGPLVALAVVSCQRAGVWRNALTLWADAVAKQPASDRAWELYGEALYRFTDDIPAARRAYERGLALNPANSEILYGLGDLYTETGELDKGYALLRRLLASKPDYPVGWIALGNNYRRRSEYRQAERAYQRAQTLQPDLLQAVMALGTLAISEGRLDKARAAFLAGESQGWDNPDIAYQLMCVEALAGHREEALAWLEKALQRGFRNYNALFTNRQLASIWDDPRYNYLLQQYFPGSN is encoded by the coding sequence ATGGCAGAGACACCGCAGGGAGAAACCAACGAGACGAAGCCGCTGACAGGCGGCCGCGGTCAACCGCTCGACCTGGTCATCCTCGCCCTGCTCACCTTTGCCGTTTATGGCCGGACGCTGGGCCACGATTTCCAGCGCAACTGGGACGACAACTGGTACATCCTCTACAATGACGCCGTATGCGGCTTCACCTGGCCCCACATCAAGGCGGCCTTCACCAATTACTACATCGGCCACTACGCCCCGGTGCACATCCTCTCCTACATGCTGGACTACACCCTCTGGGGGCTGAAGGCCGGCGGCTTTCTTCTCACCAACATCGTCCTCCACGTCGCCAACGGGCTTCTCTTCTACCGGCTGCTCAATCGGTGGTATGGCGAGCGGCTGCTCGCCCTGACCGCCGCCGCCCTCTTTCTGCTGCATCCGGTGCAGGTCGAAACCGTCGCCTGGATAGCCGAGCGAAAATCGCTGCTCTCCCTGCTGTTTCTGCTGCTCGCCTGGGAGGGGTACGACCGGTACCGGAGAGCGGGGGAAAGAAAGGGCCGACTCGCCTACGCCGCGTCGTTGGCGGCGTTTGTGATCGCCCTGCTGGCCAAGTCCATGGCGGTGATTCTGCCGGTTGTCCTGGTTCTCTACGATCGGTGCTTTTTCCCCGGGGAACGGCGGCTGCGGTTGAAGGACAAAATCCCCTTCATCCTTGCCGCCGGGGCGGTCGCCGCCCTGACCATGTATGCTCAGCTACCGGGGGTCGGCCAAGGCGGGCGCGCCGCAACGTATCACGGTGGCAGCCCGTGGGCGACCTTCCTCACCATGTTGCCGGTCTTCTGTCGCTATCTCGGGATGATCGTCTGGCCGGCGCAGCTGAGCGCCCAATACGCCCCCCCCATTCACCGCGCCATCGATGGGACGGTGGCCGGCGCCGCGCTCCTCCTGGCCGGGGTGGTCATCGGCGGCATCCGGCTTTACCGGGCCGACCGCCGGCTCGGCTTCTGGGTGATCTTCTTCTGGCTCGGCCTCCTGCCGGTCTCGCAGATCGTGCCGATGATCTTCCTGATGTACGACCACTACCTCTACCTGCCGATGATGGCGGTCGGCGTTCTGGCCGGGGCTGGAGCGCTGCGGCTGCGGGCATGGCTCGGCACGCGGCGCCCGGCGTTGACGGCAGCCCTGATCGCCGGGCCGCTGGTGGCACTGGCGGTGGTCTCCTGCCAGCGGGCCGGCGTCTGGCGAAACGCGCTCACCCTCTGGGCCGACGCGGTCGCCAAGCAGCCGGCCAGCGACCGGGCCTGGGAGCTTTACGGCGAAGCGTTGTACCGTTTCACCGACGATATCCCGGCAGCCCGCCGGGCGTATGAGCGCGGGCTGGCGCTCAATCCGGCAAACAGCGAGATTCTCTACGGCCTGGGCGACCTCTACACCGAGACGGGTGAGCTGGATAAGGGATATGCGCTGCTCCGCCGCCTCCTGGCCAGCAAACCGGACTACCCGGTCGGCTGGATAGCCCTCGGCAACAACTATCGGCGGCGGAGTGAATACCGGCAGGCCGAGCGGGCCTACCAACGGGCCCAGACCCTCCAGCCCGATTTGCTCCAGGCGGTGATGGCTCTCGGCACGCTCGCCATCAGCGAAGGGCGTCTCGACAAGGCCAGGGCCGCCTTCCTTGCCGGCGAGTCACAGGGGTGGGACAATCCGGACATCGCCTACCAACTGATGTGCGTCGAAGCACTGGCCGGACACCGGGAAGAGGCACTGGCCTGGCTGGAAAAGGCGTTGCAGCGGGGTTTCCGCAATTACAACGCCCTGTTCACCAACCGGCAGCTGGCGTCGATCTGGGACGACCCACGCTACAACTATCTGCTCCAGCAATACTTTCCAGGATCGAACTAA
- a CDS encoding substrate-binding domain-containing protein: MAWGTVMERTGGLRAVRGARCLSLVALVAALLAVVPASRAAELRGAGGPISLNEVLKPLQGPFERATGNTLVLREADTDDVLRDLDNGTLDVVVSALPLEELVRDLKAKGTDIDGGAFQATTIVTVPVAVVVARGYTLRRLDKGQLKGVFSGAIQDWKEVGGVNEAVRIIKPWGAPISSAFRYQVMDGADYASGMIDALSWEDVRKRVVEVPDSIALLPAALVDDSVTVVETPAIVQTVTLITKGAPSPAVRQLIDFARGAGKKYLGIAYAR, from the coding sequence ATGGCGTGGGGAACGGTGATGGAACGGACGGGTGGTTTGCGCGCAGTGCGCGGGGCGCGGTGCCTGTCACTTGTGGCGCTGGTGGCGGCGTTGCTGGCTGTGGTGCCGGCAAGCCGGGCGGCGGAGCTCCGCGGGGCCGGTGGGCCCATCTCGTTGAACGAGGTCCTGAAACCGCTCCAGGGGCCATTTGAACGCGCCACCGGCAATACGCTCGTTCTCCGGGAGGCCGACACGGACGACGTCCTCCGGGACCTCGATAACGGGACGCTTGATGTGGTGGTATCGGCGTTGCCGCTGGAAGAACTGGTGCGGGATTTGAAGGCGAAAGGGACGGACATCGACGGGGGCGCGTTTCAGGCGACGACCATCGTGACGGTGCCGGTTGCCGTGGTGGTCGCGCGGGGCTATACCCTGCGCCGGCTTGACAAAGGCCAGCTGAAAGGGGTTTTCAGCGGTGCGATCCAGGACTGGAAAGAGGTCGGCGGAGTGAACGAGGCGGTCCGCATCATCAAGCCGTGGGGCGCACCGATCAGCAGCGCCTTTCGCTATCAGGTGATGGACGGCGCCGACTACGCTTCGGGGATGATCGATGCGCTCAGTTGGGAGGATGTCCGGAAGCGCGTTGTCGAAGTGCCCGACTCGATTGCCCTTCTCCCGGCAGCCTTGGTCGATGACTCGGTCACGGTCGTCGAAACGCCCGCAATAGTCCAGACCGTCACGCTGATCACCAAGGGCGCCCCGTCGCCGGCGGTCCGGCAGCTCATCGACTTTGCCCGCGGCGCCGGGAAGAAATATCTCGGCATCGCCTATGCCCGGTGA